The following are from one region of the Stigmatella ashevillena genome:
- a CDS encoding FKBP-type peptidyl-prolyl cis-trans isomerase: protein MTRLLLAVPLLWLLGCGEDPPLPSGDPAQVTYVQSLGVDLGAMQRLDSGLYLQDKSAGTGAEAVRGRPVTVHYTGWLPNGTQFDSSRGRNPFSFTPGRGDVIAGWEQGVPGMKVGGVRRLILPSALGYGDRSVGAIPPRSVLIFDVELISIP, encoded by the coding sequence ATGACCCGTCTGCTCTTGGCCGTTCCCTTGCTGTGGCTGCTCGGTTGTGGAGAGGACCCCCCGCTCCCCTCAGGAGATCCCGCCCAGGTCACCTATGTGCAGTCCCTCGGGGTGGACCTGGGGGCGATGCAGCGCCTGGACAGCGGGCTCTACCTCCAGGACAAGTCGGCGGGCACCGGAGCGGAGGCCGTCCGGGGCCGCCCGGTGACCGTGCACTACACGGGGTGGCTACCGAATGGCACCCAGTTCGACAGCAGCCGGGGACGCAACCCCTTCTCGTTCACCCCGGGCCGGGGAGATGTCATCGCCGGATGGGAGCAAGGCGTCCCGGGAATGAAAGTGGGAGGCGTCCGCAGGCTCATCCTGCCCTCTGCCCTGGGGTATGGGGACCGAAGCGTCGGGGCCATCCCGCCCCGGTCGGTCCTCATCTTCGACGTGGAACTCATCTCTATTCCCTGA
- a CDS encoding GRAS family protein, translating to MNSPKFSLLSQGLEHVLAGRWEEADRTLASLRARLDVDAHAEDMQYLIFAAALSKRMGGEAATEFNLYRRRFEQSQIGLFSLLASKLPFVSMASAIANEMLTGFIRGQEAITVLDIGIGRGLQEVALLDRLAAADALPQRIHFFAVEPDQDSLNTAREALSAAAQRLGVVLGFHGVACVAEDLGEEQWRLLESLPGRRLATAAFALHHIAERPSPEADAREGFFHRLARWAPAGVVLCEPCSDHHRVSLEERFQNSWRHFFFIFQLLEELDISRQEKNAIKLFFSREVEDIVGTEEETRRSERHEHVSAWLNRLVRTGFQPAQGLERAWPAAHPAIAVRPHAGYVGLEYREETIVAILCASASPPAA from the coding sequence GTGAACTCACCGAAGTTCTCGTTGCTATCCCAAGGCCTGGAGCACGTCCTGGCGGGCCGTTGGGAAGAGGCGGACCGGACGCTCGCCTCCCTCCGGGCCCGGTTGGATGTCGATGCGCACGCCGAGGACATGCAGTACCTCATCTTCGCCGCGGCGCTCTCCAAGCGCATGGGAGGGGAGGCGGCCACGGAGTTCAATCTCTACCGGCGCCGCTTCGAGCAATCCCAGATTGGTCTCTTCAGCCTGCTGGCCTCGAAGCTGCCGTTCGTCTCCATGGCGAGCGCCATCGCCAACGAGATGTTGACGGGCTTCATCCGGGGGCAGGAGGCCATCACCGTGCTGGATATCGGCATTGGCCGGGGGTTGCAGGAGGTGGCGCTGCTGGACCGGCTGGCCGCGGCCGATGCGTTGCCCCAGCGGATCCACTTCTTCGCGGTGGAGCCGGACCAGGACTCCCTGAACACGGCGCGGGAGGCCCTGAGCGCGGCGGCGCAGCGGCTGGGCGTCGTGCTGGGCTTCCACGGCGTCGCCTGCGTGGCCGAGGACCTGGGCGAGGAGCAATGGCGCCTTCTGGAGAGCCTGCCCGGGCGCCGGCTCGCCACCGCGGCCTTCGCCCTGCACCACATCGCCGAGCGGCCCTCGCCGGAGGCGGACGCGCGCGAGGGCTTCTTCCACCGGCTGGCCCGATGGGCCCCGGCGGGCGTGGTGTTGTGCGAGCCCTGCTCCGACCACCACCGCGTTTCCCTGGAGGAGCGCTTCCAAAACTCCTGGCGCCACTTCTTCTTCATCTTCCAGCTCTTGGAGGAACTGGACATCTCCCGCCAGGAGAAGAACGCCATCAAGCTGTTCTTCAGCCGCGAGGTGGAGGACATCGTGGGCACCGAGGAGGAGACGCGGCGCTCGGAGCGGCATGAGCACGTGAGTGCTTGGCTGAATCGGCTGGTCCGCACCGGCTTCCAGCCCGCGCAGGGGTTGGAGCGGGCGTGGCCCGCCGCGCACCCCGCGATCGCCGTCCGTCCCCACGCCGGTTACGTGGGGCTGGAGTACCGAGAGGAGACCATCGTGGCCATCCTCTGTGCCAGCGCCTCGCCCCCCGCTGCATGA
- a CDS encoding CinA family protein — MTEPAELEARARAVLAHCREAQIRLALAEACTGGLIAASLTAVPGSSAVLERALVPYSNESKEDLLGVPNALMREHGAVSAEVAQAMAEGLLARAPVELALAETGIAGPGGGSALKPVGLVFLAWARRDGAVKVERHVFPGDRTAVRHAAAARGLALLLEAFAEKS; from the coding sequence ATGACGGAGCCCGCGGAGCTGGAAGCGCGGGCCCGGGCCGTGTTGGCGCATTGCCGCGAGGCCCAGATACGGCTGGCCCTCGCCGAGGCCTGCACGGGTGGGCTCATCGCCGCCAGCCTGACGGCGGTGCCCGGTTCCTCCGCCGTGCTGGAGCGGGCCCTCGTGCCCTACTCCAATGAGTCCAAGGAGGACCTGCTGGGAGTCCCCAACGCCCTCATGCGGGAGCACGGCGCCGTCAGCGCGGAGGTGGCCCAGGCCATGGCGGAAGGGCTGCTGGCCCGGGCCCCCGTGGAGCTCGCGCTGGCCGAGACGGGCATCGCCGGCCCGGGGGGAGGCTCTGCCCTCAAGCCGGTGGGGCTCGTCTTCCTCGCGTGGGCCCGCCGGGACGGCGCCGTGAAGGTGGAACGGCACGTTTTCCCGGGAGATCGAACGGCGGTGCGCCACGCCGCCGCGGCGCGCGGACTCGCACTCCTCCTTGAGGCTTTCGCGGAAAAGTCGTAG
- a CDS encoding STAS/SEC14 domain-containing protein, producing MYELQIDRGHAIVDFILDGYIRVEEMERFVKDLRVATQSLTGREIKIKADLRTFKPASPEAAQMIREVQEFGLRSGVKRVAELVESQIVALQLNRLARESGTDKILRRFWEEASARQWLIHGDTDTDETKA from the coding sequence GTGTACGAACTCCAGATCGACAGAGGGCACGCCATCGTGGACTTCATCCTCGATGGCTACATCCGGGTGGAGGAGATGGAGCGGTTCGTCAAGGACTTGCGAGTCGCCACGCAGAGCCTCACGGGCCGTGAAATCAAAATCAAAGCGGACCTGCGGACCTTCAAACCGGCCTCGCCCGAGGCGGCGCAGATGATTCGCGAGGTCCAGGAGTTCGGCCTTCGCTCGGGCGTGAAGCGGGTGGCGGAGCTGGTGGAGAGCCAGATTGTCGCGCTTCAGCTCAACCGGCTGGCCCGCGAGAGCGGTACGGACAAGATTCTCCGGCGTTTCTGGGAAGAGGCCTCGGCGCGCCAGTGGCTCATCCACGGCGACACGGACACGGACGAGACCAAGGCTTGA
- a CDS encoding ATP-binding domain-containing protein, whose translation MNEPTEGLSEQARALIAEEEALLKRVLLAIEAARQQAGRERGRSEALARLTHLRDEASTAVESDLPALFQQMDTERAILERKDTAQLPEPHTPYFAHLRLRKHEGGTNEYLLGRTTFTHAASSVRIIDWRFAPVARVFYGYAEGDDYEEWFGERLSEGVVEARRLVVIERGVLTRIRAGTLHLERVPNGEWHEVGALATSSLAGGAGTAVRAGSLGTGSGEAGRAARFDITAQLDTEQFEALQTHPEKPLLVLGSAGSGKTTVALHRLAQLTFNLRAASAPSRMKVVVPEEGLARLSRRLLAPLELRNVSVETLDAWAYASACTAFGLKSIALSSDKPALASKLKRHPALRPVLEKRLGKKKLTDLSFKRLRRKLAELLTDRTLLEEVVTTSREDVPWPAIEDTVRHTMLQLATPLTREFDGFDPEAMKTVDGLAIEDSTPDSLANTVDVEDLPLLLFLKARHGHLGTDPLAHAVIDEAEDFSLFELSVMGRQLGKTRSCTLAGDEMQQTSSSFAGWPAALAELGIQDAATVRLSVSYRCPRPVIELARHVLGPLAPEASPRMGREGVPVGFHHFPEEAQAWLFVRDALKDLLDREPKASVAVIASTPEAARTFYKVVNDMSAVRLVLDGGFTFEPGVDVTDVESIKGLEFDYVILPDATARAWPQADESRRKLHVAITRTSHQLWVVSSGLRSRLLPSP comes from the coding sequence ATGAACGAGCCGACCGAAGGCCTCAGCGAGCAGGCGCGGGCCCTCATCGCCGAGGAGGAGGCCCTGCTGAAGCGGGTGCTCCTGGCCATCGAGGCCGCGCGCCAGCAGGCCGGACGGGAACGGGGCCGGAGCGAGGCACTGGCACGGCTCACCCACCTGCGCGACGAGGCGAGCACCGCCGTGGAGAGCGATCTGCCCGCGCTGTTCCAGCAGATGGACACCGAGCGCGCCATCCTGGAGCGCAAGGACACCGCCCAACTGCCCGAGCCTCACACGCCCTACTTCGCGCACCTGCGGCTGCGCAAGCACGAGGGTGGCACGAACGAGTACCTGCTGGGGCGGACCACCTTCACCCATGCGGCCAGCAGCGTGCGCATCATCGACTGGCGGTTCGCCCCCGTGGCGCGCGTCTTCTATGGATACGCGGAGGGCGACGACTACGAGGAGTGGTTCGGCGAGCGGCTGTCCGAGGGGGTAGTGGAGGCCCGGCGGCTGGTGGTCATCGAGCGCGGGGTGCTCACCCGCATCCGCGCGGGCACGCTCCACCTCGAGCGCGTCCCCAATGGCGAGTGGCACGAGGTGGGCGCCCTGGCCACGTCCTCCCTCGCGGGAGGCGCGGGGACGGCGGTGCGCGCGGGCAGCCTGGGGACTGGCAGTGGCGAGGCGGGGCGCGCGGCCCGGTTCGACATCACCGCCCAGCTCGACACCGAGCAGTTCGAGGCGCTCCAGACCCATCCGGAAAAGCCCCTGCTCGTGCTGGGCAGCGCCGGCAGCGGCAAGACGACGGTGGCCCTGCACCGGCTGGCGCAGCTGACCTTCAACCTGAGGGCCGCCTCGGCCCCCTCCCGCATGAAGGTGGTGGTGCCCGAAGAGGGGCTGGCGCGGCTGTCCCGGCGCTTGCTCGCGCCGCTGGAGCTGCGCAACGTCTCCGTGGAGACGCTGGACGCGTGGGCCTATGCCTCGGCCTGCACGGCCTTCGGGCTGAAGTCCATCGCGCTCTCCTCCGACAAGCCCGCCCTCGCCTCGAAGCTCAAGCGCCACCCGGCGCTGCGGCCCGTGCTGGAGAAGCGGCTCGGCAAGAAGAAGCTGACGGACCTCAGCTTCAAGCGTCTGCGCCGCAAGCTCGCGGAGCTGCTCACCGACCGGACGCTGCTCGAGGAGGTGGTGACCACCTCGAGAGAAGACGTGCCCTGGCCCGCCATCGAGGACACGGTGCGCCACACCATGCTCCAGCTCGCCACGCCGCTCACGCGGGAGTTCGATGGGTTTGATCCGGAGGCCATGAAGACGGTGGATGGGCTCGCCATCGAGGACTCCACGCCGGACTCGCTGGCGAACACCGTGGACGTGGAGGACCTGCCGCTCCTGCTCTTCCTCAAGGCCCGCCACGGGCACCTGGGCACGGACCCCCTGGCCCACGCCGTCATCGACGAGGCGGAGGACTTCTCCCTCTTCGAGCTGTCCGTGATGGGCCGCCAGCTCGGCAAGACGCGCAGCTGCACGCTCGCGGGCGATGAGATGCAGCAGACCTCTTCGAGCTTCGCGGGCTGGCCCGCGGCCCTGGCGGAGCTGGGCATCCAGGACGCGGCCACCGTGCGGCTCTCGGTGTCCTACCGCTGTCCCCGGCCCGTCATCGAGCTGGCGCGGCACGTGCTCGGTCCGCTCGCCCCCGAGGCTTCGCCCCGGATGGGACGTGAAGGCGTGCCGGTGGGCTTCCACCACTTCCCGGAGGAGGCACAGGCCTGGCTGTTCGTGCGCGATGCGCTGAAGGACCTGCTCGACCGGGAGCCGAAGGCCTCGGTGGCCGTCATCGCCAGCACCCCGGAAGCGGCCCGCACCTTCTATAAGGTGGTGAATGACATGTCCGCCGTGCGGCTCGTCCTGGACGGCGGCTTCACGTTCGAGCCCGGCGTGGACGTGACGGACGTGGAGAGCATCAAGGGGCTCGAGTTCGACTACGTCATCCTCCCGGATGCCACGGCGCGGGCCTGGCCCCAGGCGGACGAATCCCGGCGAAAGCTCCACGTGGCCATCACCCGCACCTCCCACCAGCTGTGGGTCGTCTCGTCGGGGCTCCGCTCACGTCTGCTGCCCAGCCCTTAG
- a CDS encoding kinesin encodes MAASLVYRRHGGSLQVDIPHFDALVEAVRIPETQWIATACPIEGLHCDPRFLALLDRDGNRRIRVAELRAAVDYTAKFLQSRKGADAKSDVLELEALSAEGAPLKAAALRVLGVLKSSDMGRISLEQVLASAPVLRKAGVNGDGIVEPAFLPEAVRPLATRIMASFPEVKNRAEQPGIDVAMLHRFRMERAAFLAHQGTKNAVHVWGEASLGHAQRIREVKPLLDAYFLQCRLVAAQPDAAASLKLPVSRVEGVLGDTAALEKAAALLPIAGANPAGVLTWSRLFRGPAFEVLDAFRKEVVFPTLGEAETLSDAEWRKLSAQADAVLAWQAAFDASPVRAMLSELPSLAEADLDTIEAASKADLALKEELDAITELERLILYQRWLLTFANNFISMPDLYTAKRHALYEQGTLILGGRKYTLAVLVRAHDEHAALTTQGTTCILYVKVVPKDGAVGYEVAVPVTRGRSTHLEVGKRGIFHDVQGQEHDAIVTQVVRQPVSLWEAMTMPFQRIGRFITSKVEALAASGDKAFDEQLEKGYAHTVQAGAAVAAAPTAPAAPAASAPAAGTPGGLGGLVVAGGIAFAALGSALAFIVSQVRSLSLGDVFSAVIIIASIVMLPSGLLGWLKLRNRNLALLLEGSGWALNDRLMLTRELATLITRKPRLPQGATIDHADHLRSSLERIRGEEDEKDTEAEVPGSVKLLVVLFIFFALLWQFRAPMARLACGRGWLSGTTCDAVLPSVEEPSATQRVAPPAP; translated from the coding sequence ATGGCCGCTTCCCTTGTGTACCGCCGCCATGGCGGATCCCTCCAGGTCGACATTCCCCACTTCGACGCGCTCGTCGAGGCCGTCCGCATTCCCGAGACGCAGTGGATCGCCACCGCGTGCCCCATCGAGGGGCTGCACTGCGATCCGCGCTTCCTGGCCTTGCTGGACAGGGATGGCAACCGACGCATCCGGGTGGCGGAGCTGCGTGCCGCCGTGGACTACACGGCGAAGTTCCTCCAGTCGCGCAAAGGGGCGGATGCCAAGAGCGACGTGCTGGAGCTGGAGGCGCTCTCGGCCGAGGGGGCCCCGCTGAAGGCGGCGGCCCTGCGGGTGCTCGGGGTGCTGAAGTCCTCCGACATGGGGCGCATCTCCCTGGAGCAGGTGCTCGCCAGTGCGCCGGTGTTGCGCAAGGCGGGCGTCAACGGAGATGGCATCGTCGAGCCCGCGTTCCTTCCGGAAGCGGTGCGGCCTCTGGCCACGCGCATCATGGCCTCCTTCCCGGAGGTGAAGAACCGCGCGGAGCAGCCCGGCATTGACGTGGCCATGCTGCATCGCTTCCGCATGGAGCGGGCCGCGTTCCTGGCACACCAGGGAACGAAGAACGCCGTCCATGTGTGGGGCGAGGCGAGCCTGGGGCATGCCCAGCGCATCCGCGAGGTGAAGCCCCTGCTGGATGCGTACTTCCTGCAATGCCGCCTGGTGGCGGCCCAGCCGGATGCCGCCGCGAGCCTCAAGCTGCCCGTGAGCCGGGTCGAGGGCGTGCTCGGTGACACCGCCGCGCTGGAGAAGGCCGCGGCGCTGCTGCCCATCGCGGGGGCGAACCCGGCGGGTGTGCTCACCTGGTCCCGGCTCTTCCGGGGCCCGGCCTTCGAGGTCCTCGACGCCTTTCGCAAGGAGGTGGTCTTCCCCACGCTGGGCGAAGCGGAGACGCTGAGTGACGCGGAGTGGAGGAAGCTGTCCGCCCAGGCGGATGCCGTGCTGGCGTGGCAGGCCGCGTTCGACGCGAGCCCCGTGCGGGCGATGCTGTCCGAGCTGCCTTCGCTGGCCGAGGCGGACCTGGACACGATCGAGGCGGCGAGCAAGGCGGATCTGGCGCTCAAGGAGGAACTGGATGCCATCACCGAGTTGGAGCGGCTCATTCTCTACCAGCGGTGGTTGCTGACGTTCGCCAACAACTTCATCAGCATGCCGGACCTCTACACCGCGAAGCGGCACGCGCTGTATGAGCAGGGGACGCTCATCCTCGGGGGGCGCAAGTACACGCTGGCGGTGCTCGTACGCGCCCACGATGAGCACGCGGCCCTGACCACCCAGGGCACCACGTGCATCCTCTACGTCAAGGTGGTGCCCAAGGATGGGGCCGTGGGCTACGAGGTGGCGGTGCCCGTGACGCGGGGCCGCAGCACCCACCTGGAGGTGGGCAAGCGCGGCATCTTCCATGACGTGCAGGGCCAGGAGCACGACGCCATCGTCACCCAGGTGGTCCGTCAGCCCGTCTCCTTGTGGGAGGCGATGACGATGCCCTTCCAGCGCATTGGCCGCTTCATCACCTCGAAGGTGGAGGCGCTGGCGGCCTCGGGGGACAAGGCCTTCGATGAGCAACTGGAGAAGGGCTATGCCCATACCGTCCAGGCAGGGGCTGCGGTGGCCGCCGCGCCCACTGCGCCCGCCGCGCCCGCCGCGTCGGCTCCCGCGGCGGGGACGCCCGGAGGACTTGGAGGGCTCGTCGTCGCGGGAGGCATCGCGTTCGCGGCGCTCGGCTCGGCGTTGGCCTTCATCGTGTCGCAGGTCCGGTCGCTCTCGCTGGGAGACGTCTTCTCAGCGGTCATCATCATCGCCAGCATCGTCATGCTGCCCTCTGGCCTGCTCGGGTGGCTGAAGCTGCGCAACCGCAACCTGGCGCTGTTGCTGGAGGGCTCGGGGTGGGCGCTCAACGACCGGTTGATGCTCACGCGGGAGTTGGCCACGCTCATCACCCGGAAGCCCCGGTTGCCTCAGGGCGCCACGATTGATCACGCCGATCACCTCCGCTCGAGCCTGGAGCGCATCCGGGGCGAAGAGGACGAGAAGGACACGGAGGCGGAGGTGCCTGGGAGCGTGAAGCTCCTGGTGGTGCTGTTCATCTTCTTCGCGCTGCTCTGGCAGTTCCGCGCGCCCATGGCCCGTCTGGCGTGCGGCCGGGGCTGGCTGTCGGGCACCACCTGCGACGCGGTGTTGCCCTCGGTGGAAGAGCCGTCTGCAACGCAACGCGTTGCGCCCCCGGCGCCATGA
- a CDS encoding calcium-binding protein, whose amino-acid sequence MTLIRSRFVGAVLCSSLLMGSVGCGDEASSEEALIVGEATAALTSSEEDGEAGAEESVGYASDAELTAAAEEEAEATQPVPEEAGSVCDFEAKKQQVRDEYDADGDGSLSRSELATLKRELDFTPVRPRFARFAWRLRTSAFLRIRWVFDENGDRRLSEEERAALVDSFEARCTRLRQQALAAFDANGDGTLEASEREAARQAARARLVAKYQEVLAEYDSNGSGTLDVAERAQLRADLLAQARNRRAAVFAQYDTNDDGMLSAEEKQVLAAAIRQRIEEGRSAN is encoded by the coding sequence ATGACGCTGATCCGTTCTCGTTTTGTGGGTGCAGTCCTTTGTTCCTCTCTCCTCATGGGCAGCGTGGGCTGTGGCGATGAGGCCTCCAGCGAGGAAGCGCTCATCGTGGGAGAGGCCACAGCGGCCCTTACCAGCTCCGAGGAGGACGGCGAGGCGGGCGCGGAGGAGTCGGTGGGCTATGCGAGTGACGCGGAGCTGACGGCCGCCGCGGAAGAGGAGGCGGAGGCCACGCAGCCGGTGCCCGAAGAGGCGGGCAGCGTGTGTGATTTCGAGGCGAAGAAGCAGCAGGTGCGTGACGAGTACGACGCTGACGGGGATGGGAGCCTGAGCCGGAGCGAGCTGGCCACGTTGAAGAGGGAGCTCGATTTCACGCCGGTGCGTCCGCGCTTCGCACGCTTCGCGTGGCGTCTGCGCACGAGCGCCTTCCTGCGCATCCGCTGGGTGTTCGACGAGAACGGGGACCGGCGGTTGTCAGAGGAGGAGCGCGCGGCGCTCGTGGATTCCTTCGAGGCGCGCTGCACCCGGCTGCGCCAGCAGGCCCTGGCCGCCTTTGACGCGAATGGCGACGGCACGTTGGAGGCGTCCGAGCGGGAGGCCGCGCGCCAGGCGGCCCGTGCGCGGCTGGTGGCGAAGTACCAGGAGGTGCTGGCCGAGTACGACAGCAACGGCAGTGGCACGCTGGATGTGGCCGAGCGGGCGCAGCTGCGCGCGGATCTCCTCGCTCAGGCTCGGAACCGGCGCGCGGCGGTCTTCGCGCAGTACGACACGAACGACGATGGCATGCTGAGCGCCGAGGAGAAGCAGGTGCTCGCGGCCGCCATCCGCCAGCGCATCGAGGAAGGCCGCTCGGCCAACTAA
- a CDS encoding type II toxin-antitoxin system HipA family toxin, producing the protein MLDVFLENRLVGKILREEATSIASFLLDETYAEDAERPVLGQQFEERRHHRFFRQAAHPGQLPTFFANLLPEGALDELIQAQLGTEDAAAKLAFLGEDLPGAVRVRRSGDASVPPPGTKTFDEPPRAPSSATPNLRFSLAGVQLKFSAVRSEDSRFTLPFSGQGGRWILKFGSVVYPELPENEHFTMQWAARCGLTVPHHQLVPVSTIASLDPRFAALGENVFAIERYDRHANGIRIHQEDFAQIRGVPPDLKYQGASLEQLARLVGDLCGPNDLHEFLHRVLFLLLSGNTDGHLKNWSLVYPDGRRARLSPAYDFVCVRQYLPSDQLALPLAKERSPERIEWGHIRRVDKYLKAQGHDVDFEGLAKTFVTKCMDEWAAHRSQVSSTYRGCIEAHLAGLPLLRHKP; encoded by the coding sequence ATGCTCGACGTCTTCCTGGAGAACCGTCTCGTCGGCAAGATCTTGCGCGAGGAGGCGACCTCCATTGCCTCCTTCCTGCTCGATGAGACCTATGCAGAGGACGCCGAGCGCCCTGTGCTGGGGCAGCAATTCGAAGAGCGCCGCCACCACCGTTTCTTCCGTCAGGCCGCTCATCCGGGTCAGCTCCCTACGTTCTTCGCCAACCTCCTCCCCGAGGGAGCGCTGGACGAGCTCATCCAGGCACAGCTTGGAACCGAGGATGCTGCCGCGAAGCTCGCGTTCCTCGGTGAGGATCTGCCAGGAGCCGTGCGGGTCCGGCGATCTGGCGATGCCTCTGTGCCCCCTCCTGGGACCAAGACTTTCGATGAGCCACCGCGTGCGCCCTCCTCTGCCACGCCGAACCTCCGCTTCTCGCTCGCCGGGGTGCAACTAAAGTTCTCAGCAGTCCGCTCCGAAGACAGCCGGTTTACCCTGCCATTCAGTGGGCAGGGTGGACGCTGGATTCTCAAGTTCGGGTCGGTGGTCTACCCAGAGCTTCCGGAGAACGAGCACTTCACCATGCAGTGGGCCGCACGCTGCGGGTTGACCGTGCCGCACCATCAGCTCGTTCCGGTCAGCACCATCGCGTCACTCGACCCGCGATTTGCCGCACTCGGAGAGAACGTCTTCGCCATCGAACGGTATGATCGGCACGCCAACGGGATACGCATTCATCAAGAGGACTTCGCGCAAATCCGTGGAGTGCCTCCGGACTTGAAATACCAAGGCGCGAGCCTGGAGCAACTGGCACGGCTCGTCGGTGACCTGTGTGGACCCAACGATCTCCATGAGTTCCTCCACCGGGTTCTCTTCTTGTTGCTCTCAGGCAATACGGACGGGCACCTGAAGAATTGGTCCCTTGTCTACCCGGACGGCCGCCGAGCACGGCTCTCGCCTGCGTACGACTTCGTTTGTGTGCGCCAATACCTTCCCAGCGATCAGCTGGCGCTCCCCCTCGCGAAGGAACGCTCGCCCGAGCGCATCGAGTGGGGACACATTCGCCGTGTAGACAAATACCTCAAGGCCCAAGGACATGACGTCGATTTCGAGGGGCTCGCGAAGACCTTCGTGACGAAGTGCATGGACGAGTGGGCAGCCCATCGCAGCCAGGTCAGTTCCACCTATCGCGGGTGCATCGAAGCCCACTTGGCTGGGCTCCCTCTGCTCCGTCACAAGCCATGA
- a CDS encoding GmrSD restriction endonuclease domain-containing protein, protein MPTELETKTFSVSALLDAIRKGRVRIPHFQRGFRWNDEDRRLLFDSLQSGFPIGTLLLARGEAPAAHIMLGGFAANVPQTPDALWVVDGQQRLVTLAMALLEDHSGAYRPLFFDLEANRFVTGPRRRSAPPYWVPTHVLSSSAVLNKWLRETAISAEMSDRADAIASRLREYAVPAYLIPYDGQNDQLLQEIFARVNQRGRALEKHEVFQALHSSVMGGKGPIDRVRDELVQLGFGELDGSQIEKAAIAVAGGDPRKPLQDQVNGKPVAELLERTSKSLALTIESLSGDAGVPHVSWLPYAGVIPALARFLSLHPAPHPRNRELLVRWFWRGTLTREHRTDNYLDLPKWRAIDEDEHGSVQRLLKLLSPVTEEDLPSALQPLVGGRSARRSTEYISLASLEPKVLVGEALGKDVPLASLIERQHGFFEVESLPGSDRTIASILLHPTDIPLDPFLLTGMAEPLLASHGLDGPSLRAWATGDTQVFVSLRSAQLLTHLRRFLTDAAGLHSSDQDRQPLEAYFEEEGA, encoded by the coding sequence GTGCCGACCGAGCTTGAGACCAAGACCTTCAGCGTCTCGGCCCTGCTCGACGCCATCCGCAAGGGCCGGGTCCGCATCCCGCATTTTCAGCGCGGCTTCCGCTGGAATGACGAGGATCGTCGGCTCCTCTTCGACAGCCTCCAATCGGGATTCCCCATTGGAACCCTGCTCCTCGCACGGGGAGAGGCTCCGGCGGCTCACATCATGCTGGGTGGATTCGCCGCGAATGTGCCCCAGACTCCGGATGCGCTCTGGGTAGTAGACGGGCAACAACGTCTGGTGACGCTGGCCATGGCTTTGCTCGAGGACCACTCAGGCGCCTACCGGCCACTGTTCTTCGACCTGGAAGCCAACCGGTTCGTCACCGGGCCCCGCCGCCGATCCGCTCCTCCTTATTGGGTTCCGACCCATGTGCTGTCGAGTTCGGCGGTGCTGAACAAGTGGCTGCGCGAGACAGCGATCTCCGCCGAGATGTCCGACCGTGCAGACGCCATCGCCAGCCGCCTGCGTGAATATGCCGTTCCTGCCTACCTCATCCCGTACGATGGGCAGAACGATCAGCTGCTCCAGGAAATCTTCGCGCGCGTCAACCAGCGTGGCCGGGCACTGGAGAAACACGAGGTCTTCCAAGCGCTGCACTCCAGCGTGATGGGCGGGAAAGGACCGATTGACCGGGTCAGGGATGAGCTTGTCCAGCTCGGCTTCGGAGAACTGGATGGCAGCCAAATCGAGAAGGCGGCCATCGCCGTCGCAGGCGGGGATCCCCGCAAGCCGCTTCAAGACCAAGTCAACGGCAAGCCCGTCGCAGAGTTGCTGGAACGAACCTCAAAAAGCCTCGCATTGACCATCGAATCTCTCTCGGGCGATGCCGGTGTGCCGCATGTGTCCTGGCTTCCTTACGCAGGGGTCATTCCCGCGTTGGCGCGGTTCCTTTCGCTTCACCCCGCTCCGCATCCCCGTAACCGGGAGCTGCTGGTGCGCTGGTTCTGGCGCGGCACGCTGACAAGAGAGCACCGTACGGACAATTATCTCGACCTCCCGAAGTGGAGGGCGATTGACGAAGATGAGCACGGCTCGGTCCAGCGGCTCCTCAAGCTCCTGAGTCCTGTGACTGAAGAAGACCTGCCTTCCGCCCTCCAACCCCTCGTCGGGGGACGAAGCGCACGGCGCTCTACGGAATACATCAGCCTCGCCTCGCTGGAGCCCAAAGTGCTCGTCGGCGAAGCGCTTGGCAAGGATGTACCCCTCGCGTCGCTCATCGAGCGTCAACACGGCTTCTTCGAGGTGGAGTCCCTTCCGGGCAGCGACCGGACGATCGCGTCGATCCTTCTCCATCCCACGGACATCCCGTTGGATCCCTTCTTGCTCACCGGGATGGCGGAGCCCCTTCTCGCATCGCACGGCTTGGACGGGCCCAGCCTCCGGGCGTGGGCCACCGGAGACACCCAAGTGTTCGTCTCGTTGCGCTCCGCACAGCTCCTCACCCACCTGCGCCGTTTCCTGACGGATGCGGCAGGGCTGCACTCCAGCGACCAAGACCGGCAACCCCTCGAGGCCTATTTCGAGGAAGAGGGCGCCTGA